In a single window of the uncultured Dysgonomonas sp. genome:
- a CDS encoding phage integrase SAM-like domain-containing protein: MATFKAEVQNKRADGTYNIRIRVTHNREVRRISTNLYITDDDLTRSLKIKNVNIVEKCDDLIKKCREACNNLGFELFDIPIDELVSKIKKHLQGGDKFYLDFIQYTKERAAKMKKGTGDTYLNMLSALLRFIKRDSLDISEINTNFLREFEQFIATEPSQRGNNRKKTKKDLEAKGGRAVSKYLACVRAIHNKAKEEYNDEDRGLINIPFSPFKNYKLKSQPKTRKRALPVTLIQQIIDLPYEKEIIGGRTNRFNLAKDCFLLSFALIGMNSADMFYCGLPKKNIITYNREKTEGRRDDGAEMRVRIEDCITKLINKYNDDKKLFRFYRHYTNHMIFNAAINKGLKRIGKQIGVDDLEFYAARHSWATIARSSAVGIDKYTVHEGLNHAPDKDMKVTDIYIDRDWSVIWNANVKVLAQFNWEFLIDN, from the coding sequence ATGGCTACATTTAAAGCAGAAGTTCAAAATAAACGAGCAGACGGAACATACAATATAAGAATACGTGTTACCCATAACCGCGAGGTACGTCGGATATCTACGAATCTGTATATAACTGATGACGATCTCACCCGGAGTTTAAAAATTAAAAATGTAAATATAGTAGAAAAATGTGATGACCTCATAAAGAAGTGTCGTGAAGCTTGTAATAATCTGGGATTTGAATTGTTCGACATACCTATAGATGAACTAGTCTCTAAAATAAAAAAACATCTGCAGGGTGGCGATAAGTTTTATCTGGACTTTATACAGTATACAAAAGAAAGAGCAGCAAAAATGAAAAAGGGTACTGGTGATACTTACCTAAATATGTTATCTGCTCTATTAAGGTTTATAAAACGAGATAGTCTGGATATTTCCGAAATAAATACAAACTTCCTTCGGGAATTCGAACAGTTTATTGCTACAGAACCTTCGCAGCGCGGAAATAATAGGAAGAAAACCAAGAAGGATCTGGAGGCTAAAGGAGGCCGGGCTGTATCTAAATACCTAGCTTGTGTGCGTGCGATACATAATAAAGCAAAGGAAGAATATAATGACGAAGATCGAGGCTTAATAAATATTCCTTTTTCGCCTTTCAAAAATTATAAGTTAAAATCACAACCGAAAACACGTAAGCGGGCCTTGCCGGTTACATTGATACAGCAGATAATAGATCTTCCATATGAAAAGGAAATAATAGGCGGTAGGACAAACCGGTTCAATCTGGCAAAGGATTGCTTTTTACTTTCTTTTGCCTTGATAGGGATGAATAGCGCTGATATGTTTTATTGCGGATTACCTAAAAAAAATATAATAACTTATAACCGAGAGAAAACAGAGGGGCGTCGTGATGACGGGGCAGAGATGCGGGTGAGAATCGAGGATTGTATTACAAAGTTGATCAATAAATATAACGATGATAAAAAACTATTCCGCTTCTACAGACATTACACAAATCATATGATTTTCAATGCAGCAATCAATAAAGGCCTGAAAAGAATAGGCAAACAGATCGGTGTCGATGATCTGGAGTTTTATGCGGCCCGGCATTCCTGGGCGACCATTGCTCGTTCATCAGCTGTAGGCATCGATAAATATACAGTACATGAGGGATTGAACCATGCACCGGATAAAGATATGAAGGTAACAGATATATACATCGACCGTGATTGGTCAGTGATATGGAATGCTAATGTAAAAGTACTGGCACAGTTCAACTGGGAGTTTTTGATTGATAATTAA
- the thiL gene encoding thiamine-phosphate kinase gives MKRTEIASLGEFGLIDHLTKNIELKNTSSEKGVGDDAAVLSYGNKKTLVTTDLLLEGIHFDLMYVPLKHLGYKSAIVNFSDIYAMNGQPKQMTVSLGLSKRFSVEDMETFYEGLSLACEEYGVDLVGGDTSASLTGLAISITCIGEGEESRISYRNGAKETDLICVSGDLGAAFMGLQLLEREKAVYGGGEKDFQPDFTGKEYLLERQLKPEARKDIVKFLAEEAIVPTSMIDISDGLSSELKHICKQSKVGCHIYEERVPIDYQTAMMAEQFNMNVTTVALNGGEDYELLFTVPLYLHDKVSKIKGVHIIGHITKEGLGLVMETRDGTEIELKAQGWDSIGEEK, from the coding sequence ATGAAACGAACAGAAATAGCAAGCTTGGGTGAATTTGGTCTTATCGATCACCTGACAAAAAATATTGAACTTAAGAATACCAGCTCTGAGAAAGGGGTAGGGGATGACGCCGCAGTTTTGTCTTATGGCAATAAAAAGACATTGGTAACTACTGATCTCTTACTTGAAGGTATTCATTTCGACCTGATGTATGTGCCATTGAAACATCTTGGATATAAGTCGGCTATTGTCAATTTTTCTGATATTTATGCTATGAACGGTCAGCCTAAACAGATGACAGTTTCGTTAGGTTTATCAAAACGTTTTTCGGTAGAAGATATGGAAACATTCTATGAAGGACTTAGTTTAGCTTGTGAAGAATATGGCGTAGACTTGGTAGGTGGGGATACATCTGCATCACTTACCGGTCTGGCAATCAGTATTACTTGCATTGGTGAAGGGGAAGAGAGTAGAATATCCTATCGCAATGGTGCGAAAGAGACAGATTTGATCTGTGTTTCCGGTGATTTAGGCGCTGCTTTTATGGGGCTTCAGTTATTAGAGCGGGAAAAGGCTGTGTATGGCGGTGGAGAAAAAGACTTTCAGCCTGATTTTACAGGGAAAGAGTATTTACTCGAACGTCAGTTGAAACCCGAAGCCCGTAAAGATATTGTAAAGTTTCTGGCAGAAGAAGCTATCGTGCCGACATCGATGATCGATATATCGGATGGCTTGTCTTCCGAGTTGAAGCATATATGTAAACAAAGTAAGGTTGGGTGCCATATTTATGAAGAACGTGTCCCGATAGATTATCAGACGGCTATGATGGCGGAGCAATTTAATATGAATGTGACGACAGTGGCTCTGAATGGAGGAGAAGACTACGAATTACTCTTTACGGTACCTTTGTATTTGCATGATAAAGTATCGAAGATAAAAGGTGTCCATATCATCGGACATATAACAAAAGAGGGTTTAGGCCTTGTAATGGAAACCCGTGACGGAACTGAAATTGAACTAAAGGCTCAAGGTTGGGACTCGATAGGGGAGGAGAAGTAG
- a CDS encoding TetR/AcrR family transcriptional regulator — protein sequence MERDKKERRSRRTNIVLEKDIMEAAKSVIEEEGFAKTTLSAIIQKANIEPNVFYKRFENLENLFEQFTRKHDYWISDIMDMQSEKDDYMEYSYNLMAGVVESLYDNKSMQQILIWDISVDNPITRESAMARETTSQKLIDKYNDIFKNSGFNFDVFSALVIGGIYYLVLRRHRGSFCGVDFSTEEGREKLLNTIKSLIIKIYNSLEEDMKVAKIVSNMKEEGLDNQTIAKYTGLTSDEISRIAK from the coding sequence ATGGAAAGGGATAAAAAAGAAAGGAGATCGCGGCGCACCAACATCGTTTTGGAGAAAGATATTATGGAGGCTGCAAAGTCAGTGATAGAAGAAGAAGGTTTTGCAAAAACTACACTTTCGGCTATAATACAGAAAGCAAATATAGAACCGAATGTCTTTTACAAACGGTTCGAAAACCTGGAAAACCTATTCGAGCAGTTCACCCGGAAACATGATTACTGGATAAGCGATATTATGGATATGCAATCCGAAAAAGACGATTATATGGAATATTCATATAACCTCATGGCCGGAGTTGTAGAATCGTTATACGACAACAAGAGTATGCAGCAAATACTTATCTGGGATATCTCGGTGGATAATCCCATCACACGGGAATCTGCTATGGCCAGAGAAACAACCTCACAAAAGCTCATAGACAAATACAACGATATATTTAAAAATTCGGGCTTCAACTTCGACGTATTCAGTGCACTTGTTATCGGAGGTATTTATTACCTTGTTCTCCGGCGTCACCGGGGTTCCTTTTGCGGAGTGGATTTTTCTACCGAGGAAGGACGGGAGAAGCTGCTGAATACAATAAAAAGCCTTATCATAAAAATATACAATTCATTGGAGGAAGATATGAAGGTAGCTAAGATAGTTTCCAATATGAAGGAGGAAGGTCTAGACAATCAGACAATTGCGAAATATACAGGGTTAACTTCTGATGAAATATCAAGAATCGCTAAGTAA
- a CDS encoding MFS transporter: MKTTTQTGTAFTILSLLAVCHMLNDMLQSIISAVYPLLKDSLLLNFTQIGLITLVFQLSSSLFQPVVGLITDKKPQPYSLPIGMTFTMIGILSLSLANDFIHVLIAVFLTGLGSSIFHPEASRLAYMASGGKHGLAQSLFQVGGNFGSSVGPLLALWIITPYGQRNIGWLSIIALVSIGVMLVISKWYKANLYRLKPTPKTDGSTPEKTSGYSTRKVAFAISILLILIFSKYVYMASLSSYYMFYLIDKFSVSVHDAQLYLFAFLFAVALGTIIGGPVGDRIGRKYVIWASILGTAPFALIMPHVGLMWTCILSIFIGLILSSAFSAILVYAQELVPGKVGLIGGLFFGLAFGIAGVASAILGKVADETSIQHVYDICAYLPLIGLVAAFLPNTKKTEKA, from the coding sequence ATGAAAACAACTACCCAGACCGGAACGGCCTTCACCATCCTTTCGCTTTTGGCAGTATGTCACATGCTCAACGATATGCTCCAGTCTATCATTTCAGCGGTATACCCTTTACTGAAAGATTCACTGTTGCTGAATTTTACACAGATAGGACTGATAACATTAGTATTTCAGCTATCATCATCTTTGTTTCAGCCCGTTGTTGGCCTCATCACTGATAAGAAACCACAGCCCTATTCCCTGCCCATCGGTATGACATTTACCATGATAGGAATACTGTCCCTGTCGCTTGCCAACGATTTCATACATGTACTGATTGCCGTATTCCTCACCGGACTCGGCTCTTCTATATTCCATCCCGAAGCTTCCCGGCTTGCCTATATGGCTTCGGGCGGAAAACACGGGCTGGCGCAATCCCTGTTTCAGGTAGGAGGAAATTTCGGTTCATCTGTAGGCCCTTTACTGGCATTGTGGATAATAACTCCATACGGACAACGGAATATCGGGTGGCTATCTATCATCGCGCTTGTTTCTATCGGGGTAATGCTTGTTATCAGCAAATGGTACAAAGCCAACCTGTACAGGCTGAAACCCACACCTAAAACAGATGGAAGCACTCCGGAAAAAACTTCCGGCTATTCTACCCGGAAAGTAGCCTTTGCCATCTCTATACTACTCATACTTATCTTCTCCAAATATGTATATATGGCAAGCCTCAGCAGCTATTATATGTTTTACCTGATAGACAAATTCAGTGTATCGGTCCATGATGCACAGCTATACCTGTTTGCATTCTTGTTTGCCGTGGCACTGGGTACTATCATAGGAGGGCCTGTAGGCGACCGCATCGGACGTAAATATGTAATCTGGGCATCTATCCTCGGCACTGCGCCGTTCGCCCTTATTATGCCGCATGTAGGCCTTATGTGGACATGTATATTAAGTATCTTTATCGGATTGATATTATCCTCGGCCTTCTCAGCTATTCTGGTCTATGCGCAGGAACTTGTTCCAGGTAAAGTGGGCCTGATAGGCGGCCTGTTCTTTGGGCTGGCATTCGGTATTGCGGGAGTAGCGTCTGCCATACTGGGCAAGGTAGCTGACGAAACAAGCATACAGCATGTATATGATATTTGTGCATACCTGCCGTTGATAGGATTAGTCGCAGCTTTTTTGCCTAATACAAAAAAAACGGAAAAAGCCTAG
- a CDS encoding tetratricopeptide repeat protein: MPDKDISSLVKRYQQAHESGKNPYFDADEFSDLAEYFDSIEELDTAREIINAGLAIHPGNTPLLIKKAKLAVYDGEYELALELLDSSSEYDFDLYLLKIECYLQLEQYQDAFALSEELLEKEEDEPLDNMLAELGFLHVEADCFKEAVLYLQESLKYNPENIEVLSDLAYAHEMLGDFEAAIDATNKILDIEPYTYEAWVSLGKLYSLKEQFEKAIDAFDFALTINDADSNVLKLKAHCLSLVDRVGEAIEIFNDLLLSDPDDTSIHFLLAECYESLEMYDEALACLQKYEDIEGETTELLSKRAYLYLGKGDYQKTLAIVETGLKDNPYSLDLNMVAGEVEFLREEYKEAELYYLSIYSQNKENFQLLDRLAMVYIKEEDYQQAAFYTEKLLELDPTNLAVKQRLALLYFELGDEVEFNIILDQFTDKELLSLFELIYTPQSSAYFDRDMLLAYLNKAREARTLFKNLKY; the protein is encoded by the coding sequence ATGCCGGATAAAGATATATCATCACTTGTAAAACGATATCAGCAAGCCCATGAATCGGGTAAAAACCCCTATTTCGATGCGGACGAATTCAGCGATCTGGCCGAATACTTCGATTCTATAGAGGAACTGGATACCGCCCGCGAAATAATAAATGCCGGACTGGCTATACATCCGGGCAATACTCCTTTGCTTATAAAGAAGGCAAAGCTGGCTGTTTATGATGGTGAATACGAGTTGGCTCTGGAGCTTCTGGATTCTTCATCCGAATATGATTTTGACCTTTATCTGTTAAAGATCGAGTGTTATTTGCAACTGGAGCAGTATCAGGATGCCTTTGCGCTGTCGGAGGAGTTGCTCGAGAAAGAAGAAGACGAACCGCTGGATAATATGCTTGCCGAACTCGGATTTCTTCACGTAGAGGCCGATTGTTTTAAAGAAGCCGTGTTGTATCTGCAGGAAAGCCTGAAGTACAATCCAGAAAATATAGAAGTGCTGTCTGACCTGGCTTATGCCCATGAGATGCTGGGAGACTTTGAGGCAGCCATAGATGCTACAAATAAGATACTCGATATAGAACCATACACCTACGAAGCCTGGGTAAGCCTCGGAAAACTATACTCTCTGAAGGAGCAATTCGAAAAGGCTATCGATGCTTTCGATTTTGCGCTTACTATTAATGATGCAGATAGCAATGTACTGAAATTGAAGGCTCACTGTTTGTCTCTGGTAGACAGAGTAGGGGAGGCTATCGAGATATTCAACGACTTGTTGCTTTCCGATCCGGATGATACTTCCATCCATTTCCTGCTTGCAGAATGCTATGAATCGTTGGAAATGTATGATGAAGCATTGGCCTGCTTACAGAAATATGAAGATATAGAGGGTGAGACCACCGAATTACTATCCAAACGGGCTTACCTTTATCTGGGAAAGGGAGATTATCAGAAGACATTGGCAATAGTTGAAACGGGATTAAAGGATAATCCTTATTCGCTGGATCTGAATATGGTTGCCGGAGAGGTTGAGTTTCTGCGTGAGGAGTATAAAGAAGCCGAACTTTATTACCTAAGTATTTACTCCCAGAATAAAGAAAACTTCCAGTTACTGGATAGACTGGCTATGGTATATATAAAGGAAGAAGATTATCAGCAGGCTGCTTTTTATACAGAGAAGCTGCTCGAACTCGATCCTACCAATCTGGCGGTGAAGCAACGTTTAGCCCTGCTATATTTCGAACTGGGAGATGAGGTCGAATTCAATATCATACTCGACCAGTTTACAGACAAGGAACTACTTTCATTATTTGAGCTTATTTATACCCCTCAGTCATCGGCTTATTTCGACCGCGATATGTTGCTTGCTTATCTCAATAAGGCTAGGGAAGCTCGAACTTTGTTCAAGAATCTCAAGTATTAA
- a CDS encoding glutamine--tRNA ligase/YqeY domain fusion protein, translated as MSENILNAEEPKKSLNFIEAAVENDLATGKNDGRVQTRFPPEPNGYLHIGHAKAICIDFGIAKEYGGVCNLRFDDTNPVKEDVEYVDSIMEDIKWLGYEWPNVYYASDYFGKLWDFAVQLIKEGKAYIDEQSAEEIARQKGTPTQPGVNSPYRDRPIEESLDLFHKMNEGVFEEGSMVLRAKIDMASSNMHFRDPIIYRIIKHPHHRTGTTWQAYPMYDFAHGQCDYFEGVTHSICTLEFEVHRPLYDWFIDQLATDTYRPRQYEFNKLQFTYTLLSKRNLRRMVEEKILTGWDDPRMPTLVGFRRRGYTPESIHNLIDRIGYTKYDGINDISLLEYAVREDLNKKSTRVSAVLDPVKLVITNYPEGQTEVMDAQNNPEDETAGSHNILFSRELFIERDDFMEDAPKKYFRLTPGNEVRLKNAYIVKCTGCKKDEDGNVTEVYAEYDPQTKSGMPESGRKVKGTIHWVSTEDCFDAEVRLYDRLFIVENPADDGRDLTELLNPDSLRVLTGCKMESYLKEAKVGDKFQFQRTGYFCVDKDTTDNNMVFNRTVSLKDSWAKAKDK; from the coding sequence ATGTCTGAGAATATATTAAATGCAGAAGAACCGAAAAAGAGCCTCAATTTTATAGAGGCGGCAGTGGAAAACGACTTGGCTACAGGTAAAAACGACGGCCGTGTCCAGACCCGTTTCCCACCCGAACCGAACGGTTATCTGCATATTGGTCATGCAAAAGCCATCTGTATAGATTTCGGCATTGCCAAAGAATATGGAGGCGTTTGCAACCTTCGTTTCGATGATACCAATCCTGTAAAGGAAGATGTGGAGTATGTAGATTCCATTATGGAGGATATAAAATGGCTGGGTTACGAATGGCCTAATGTTTACTATGCATCCGACTATTTTGGTAAATTATGGGATTTTGCCGTACAACTGATAAAAGAAGGCAAAGCCTATATTGACGAACAATCGGCGGAAGAAATAGCCAGACAGAAGGGGACCCCTACGCAACCGGGAGTTAACAGCCCTTATCGTGACCGCCCTATCGAAGAAAGCCTCGATTTGTTCCACAAGATGAATGAAGGAGTATTCGAGGAGGGGAGTATGGTGCTTCGTGCCAAGATAGATATGGCCTCGTCGAATATGCATTTTCGTGACCCCATCATATATCGTATCATCAAGCACCCGCATCACCGTACGGGAACCACATGGCAGGCCTATCCGATGTACGATTTCGCACATGGGCAATGTGACTATTTCGAAGGGGTGACGCATTCTATCTGTACCCTTGAGTTTGAGGTACACCGTCCCCTATACGACTGGTTTATCGATCAGCTTGCTACCGATACATACCGCCCGCGTCAGTATGAATTCAACAAGTTGCAGTTTACCTATACCCTGCTTAGTAAACGTAATCTGAGACGTATGGTGGAAGAAAAAATACTTACCGGCTGGGACGACCCGCGCATGCCTACTCTTGTCGGATTCCGTCGCAGGGGATACACTCCCGAGTCTATTCACAACCTGATAGACCGTATAGGCTATACCAAATACGACGGGATAAACGATATAAGCCTTTTGGAATATGCGGTACGTGAAGACCTGAATAAAAAATCGACCCGCGTATCGGCTGTACTAGACCCTGTGAAACTGGTTATAACAAATTATCCTGAGGGGCAGACCGAAGTAATGGATGCTCAAAACAATCCGGAGGATGAAACGGCAGGAAGCCATAATATACTCTTCTCCCGTGAATTGTTTATCGAAAGGGACGATTTTATGGAAGATGCTCCTAAAAAGTATTTCCGCCTGACACCGGGCAATGAGGTTCGCCTCAAAAATGCATATATAGTAAAATGCACAGGCTGTAAGAAAGATGAAGACGGAAATGTGACAGAGGTATATGCCGAATACGATCCACAGACCAAAAGTGGTATGCCCGAGAGCGGACGAAAAGTGAAAGGGACTATCCATTGGGTATCTACCGAAGATTGTTTCGATGCCGAAGTACGTCTTTATGATCGTTTGTTCATAGTAGAGAATCCGGCCGATGATGGACGGGATCTGACCGAACTGCTGAACCCCGATTCGCTTCGTGTTCTTACAGGGTGCAAGATGGAATCATATCTGAAAGAGGCCAAAGTGGGAGATAAGTTCCAGTTTCAGCGTACAGGCTATTTCTGTGTAGACAAAGATACTACTGATAACAATATGGTATTCAACCGTACCGTATCGCTTAAAGATTCGTGGGCAAAAGCAAAAGATAAATAA
- the galE gene encoding UDP-glucose 4-epimerase GalE — translation MKGKILVTGGAGYIGSHTVVELQNAGYSVVIIDNLSNSTADSIDGIERITGIRPVFEKLDCNDLEGLKKLFTTHPDIKGIIHFAASKAVGESVQKPLLYYRNNLNSLINLLDLMPQFGVKNIVFSSSCTVYGEPDVNPIDETAPVKPAESPYGNTKQINEEIIKDFVRSGADIKSIILRYFNPIGAHPSAEIGELPNGVPQNLVPYITQTAIGVRQQMSVFGDDYNTPDGSCIRDFINVVDLAKAHVIAIDRMLGEKSEEKVEIFNLGTGRGVSVLELINVFEKVSGVKLNYKIVGRREGDIEKIWAEPKHANTVLGWTAKENIENTMDSAWKWQLKLREKGIM, via the coding sequence ATGAAAGGGAAAATACTTGTAACGGGAGGAGCCGGATATATTGGCTCGCACACTGTTGTAGAACTGCAAAATGCAGGGTATTCGGTTGTTATAATAGACAACTTATCCAATTCTACAGCCGACTCCATTGACGGAATAGAACGGATCACAGGCATCAGGCCTGTTTTTGAAAAACTGGATTGTAACGACCTCGAAGGGCTGAAAAAACTATTTACTACTCATCCCGACATCAAAGGAATCATCCATTTTGCAGCAAGTAAAGCTGTAGGTGAATCGGTACAAAAACCATTACTTTATTACAGGAATAACCTGAATTCCCTTATTAATCTGCTCGATCTTATGCCACAGTTTGGCGTTAAGAATATCGTTTTCTCATCGTCTTGTACTGTATACGGAGAACCGGATGTGAACCCTATTGATGAAACTGCCCCTGTAAAACCGGCAGAATCGCCATACGGAAACACAAAACAAATCAATGAGGAAATAATCAAGGATTTTGTTCGTTCAGGAGCCGATATCAAAAGTATCATCCTGCGCTACTTCAACCCGATAGGCGCCCACCCTTCTGCCGAAATAGGCGAATTGCCGAATGGTGTTCCTCAAAATCTTGTTCCTTATATCACACAGACAGCTATCGGTGTACGCCAGCAAATGAGCGTATTCGGAGACGATTACAATACACCTGACGGTTCTTGTATCCGCGATTTTATCAATGTGGTAGACCTTGCCAAAGCGCATGTAATAGCTATCGACCGTATGTTGGGAGAGAAATCGGAAGAGAAAGTAGAAATTTTCAATCTGGGAACAGGCCGTGGAGTTTCTGTTCTTGAACTTATCAATGTATTTGAAAAAGTGTCGGGAGTAAAGCTTAACTATAAAATTGTAGGACGCCGCGAGGGGGATATAGAAAAAATATGGGCCGAACCTAAACATGCTAATACAGTACTTGGATGGACTGCAAAAGAAAACATTGAGAATACAATGGATTCGGCATGGAAATGGCAATTAAAGCTGAGAGAGAAAGGGATTATGTAA
- a CDS encoding AraC family transcriptional regulator produces the protein MEQKTITREEYAKRINTVIEYIGSNLDEEMDLNKLAEVSNFSVYHFHRIFRAIVGEPIGAFVVRIRVETAARLLRYTELPVQDIAYNVGYATPSSLTKVFRQFYNISPTDYRNNKSYTIMKPLLINENLNLKAPKIQEVEAKQAIYIRLFGEYSSLDFPGTWKRLWQFVKENKLFSAGIEHICFYYDDPKVTESHKLRTDICLVIHKPAVAKGEIGVKEIEGGKYAVFHYQGPYDQLGSVYDTIYGKWIPEGGYQVRNAPLFEKYVNNPESTAPDKLKTEIYIPVE, from the coding sequence ATGGAACAGAAAACAATTACCAGAGAAGAATATGCCAAACGTATCAATACCGTTATCGAGTATATCGGTAGCAATCTGGATGAAGAAATGGATCTGAATAAACTGGCCGAAGTTTCCAACTTTTCAGTATACCATTTCCATCGTATATTCAGAGCTATTGTAGGTGAACCGATAGGCGCTTTTGTTGTACGTATACGGGTCGAGACTGCAGCCCGGCTGTTGAGGTACACAGAGCTTCCTGTACAGGATATTGCCTACAATGTAGGATATGCCACACCTTCTTCGCTGACCAAGGTTTTCCGGCAGTTCTATAATATTTCACCTACAGATTATAGAAACAATAAAAGTTACACTATTATGAAACCATTACTAATTAATGAGAACCTGAATCTCAAAGCTCCGAAAATACAGGAGGTAGAAGCTAAACAAGCTATTTATATCCGGCTATTCGGGGAGTATTCTTCCCTCGATTTTCCCGGTACATGGAAACGTCTCTGGCAGTTTGTAAAAGAGAACAAACTGTTTTCGGCAGGCATAGAGCATATTTGTTTTTATTATGATGATCCTAAAGTGACCGAATCGCATAAACTACGGACAGATATATGCCTTGTAATACATAAACCGGCTGTAGCAAAAGGAGAAATAGGTGTTAAAGAAATAGAGGGAGGGAAGTATGCGGTATTTCATTATCAGGGACCTTACGACCAGTTAGGCAGTGTTTATGATACTATTTACGGGAAATGGATTCCGGAAGGTGGATATCAGGTACGGAATGCCCCTTTATTTGAGAAATATGTGAATAATCCGGAAAGTACCGCGCCTGATAAATTGAAAACGGAAATATATATTCCGGTGGAGTAA
- a CDS encoding porin family protein produces MRIIRNSIVLLIGLISSVSMFAQLPVSFGVKAGMNLSEIQKIDDNVKVGFNIGLTAELALPSSFYLMSGLEFTTKGAKGKEVNVVLPAGSNPMTSKITYNAMYLQLPIHVGYKLDLVPGTKLIFRAGPYLAYGVGGKIKWDVEGIEDQDIFNDDSNRFDFGIGGAVGVEFLNKISVSLGADQGLTKIFKDTSTKNRSAYISVGYKF; encoded by the coding sequence ATGAGAATTATTAGAAATTCTATTGTGCTGCTTATCGGTCTGATAAGTAGTGTAAGCATGTTCGCACAACTTCCTGTATCCTTTGGTGTAAAAGCCGGAATGAATTTATCGGAGATACAAAAAATAGATGACAATGTTAAGGTAGGCTTCAATATTGGTCTAACTGCAGAGCTTGCATTGCCAAGTAGTTTTTACCTGATGTCGGGTTTGGAGTTTACAACCAAAGGAGCTAAAGGTAAAGAGGTGAATGTCGTACTCCCTGCCGGAAGTAATCCTATGACAAGTAAAATTACATATAATGCTATGTACCTTCAGCTACCTATACATGTAGGATATAAACTGGATCTGGTACCCGGTACTAAACTCATATTCCGTGCAGGACCGTATCTGGCTTACGGCGTAGGAGGAAAAATAAAATGGGACGTAGAAGGTATTGAAGATCAGGATATCTTTAATGATGACAGTAACCGTTTCGATTTTGGAATAGGTGGAGCTGTAGGCGTCGAATTCTTAAATAAGATAAGCGTTAGCCTGGGTGCTGATCAGGGTTTAACAAAAATATTTAAAGATACCAGTACAAAGAACCGGAGCGCATATATCAGCGTAGGATATAAATTCTGA
- a CDS encoding purine-nucleoside phosphorylase, which produces MLEKIQETAGFIRSRVQTIPNIAIILGTGLGELVHEISDKKDIPYENIPNFPVSTVEGHSGKLIFGKLGGKDVIAMQGRFHYYEGYSMQEVTFPIRVFQALGIKYLFVSNAAGGMNGSFDIGDIMLIDDHINTFPEHPLRGKNYKELGVRFPDMSDAYNKELRLLAMQIAKENNIKLQHGVYVGTQGPTFETPAEYNWFRIIGGDAVGMSTVPEVIVANHAKMKVLAFSIITDLGVIGKIVEVTHEDVQEAAKIAQPKMAYIMQEVIKKIN; this is translated from the coding sequence ATGTTAGAGAAAATTCAGGAAACCGCAGGCTTTATAAGAAGTAGAGTACAGACTATTCCCAATATCGCAATCATACTGGGTACAGGACTTGGCGAACTGGTACACGAGATAAGTGACAAAAAAGATATCCCATACGAAAACATACCGAACTTCCCTGTTTCTACAGTAGAAGGGCACAGTGGTAAACTTATTTTTGGTAAACTCGGAGGTAAAGATGTAATAGCCATGCAGGGCCGCTTTCATTATTACGAAGGCTATAGCATGCAGGAAGTAACATTTCCTATCCGGGTATTTCAGGCACTGGGTATTAAATATCTTTTTGTATCCAATGCAGCCGGTGGAATGAACGGCAGCTTCGACATAGGTGATATTATGCTTATCGACGATCATATCAATACTTTTCCCGAACATCCGCTGCGTGGAAAGAATTATAAAGAACTCGGCGTACGTTTCCCCGATATGAGCGATGCATACAACAAGGAACTTCGTTTGTTAGCTATGCAGATAGCCAAAGAAAACAACATAAAACTGCAACATGGGGTTTATGTAGGGACTCAGGGCCCGACATTCGAAACCCCGGCCGAATATAACTGGTTTCGCATTATAGGCGGCGACGCCGTAGGTATGTCCACCGTACCGGAGGTTATTGTAGCCAATCATGCCAAAATGAAGGTGCTGGCATTCTCTATAATCACCGATCTGGGTGTGATAGGGAAGATAGTGGAGGTAACACACGAAGATGTGCAGGAAGCTGCTAAAATAGCCCAGCCGAAGATGGCATATATTATGCAGGAAGTAATAAAGAAGATAAATTAG